A region of the Candidatus Woesearchaeota archaeon genome:
ACAAAGTCTAATAGTTACATTAAGGGCGGGCTTTAATAAACTTTATTAATGATAGCAATCTATTGGTTCATATGATATTGGTTTTTGATTTAAGCGGTGTATTTTTTAATGATGGGTTAAAAATAGCTGTAAAAAGGATTAGTGACGGATTTGAGTTAAATCCTGAAACTGTTGAGTTTGTCTTAAATGGGTCTTTTGCCCGGGAGTATAGAATCGGATTAGTTGAAACAGATGAATTCTGGAAGAAGACAAAAGATTATCTGAAAGTTGGCGATATTGAAGCAATCAAAAAAATATTCTTCGAATCTTATCATCCTCATGACGAATCAGTTCAATTGTTAAATCGTCTTAAAAATAAAAAAGTTAAAACTGCATTTCTATCAAACAGTCCAAAAGACAGAACAGAATTTTTGAATAAAAAATACAATTTTGTATCATTATTTGATTTTGGATTGTTTTCATTTGAAGCACATGCATGGAAACCTGATAAAGAAATATATCAGAAATTCTTAAAAAAATTTAATCTAAATCCAAACGATGTAATTTACATTGATGATAGGGACAGGAACATAAAACCTGCAAAAAAACTTGGAATGAGAACTATTCTTTTTCAAAATGTTAATCAATTAAAAGATAAACTAAAGGAATCAGGAATAATAGTTTAAAGCCCGCCCATTCTATTAATAGCCGCAACTCAAAAACTCTTTGACTTGAGCGCGCCTGTCTTAATCAAGCATGCATTGCGACGGTCTCTTTCCATAATCCCCTTGGTAGACTCCTTGAGCAACTGCTGCTAAAGTGATGGTATCTCCTGGCTTTACCCGTTGCTCATCAATTGCTGTTTGTTCTCCTGGCTTTGTTTCGGGTTCTTCGCCATTGACAAAAGCAAGAAAGAGTCCTGCTTTATTTGCAAATGCCTTTCCCAATCGATAAAGGGCTTGCTGTGCAAATGGTCCAACGTCAGTAAGAATAAGACCTTCCCGTTCTTGGTGAGTAGCGGTATCAAGGTAACTTTGGAGCTCATATCTCGGTTCAATGCCAGCTTCGGTGAAGATCTTGTCAATAACAGCGAGTAATGTATCTCCAGCAACAGTTATCTTTTCTGCTCTTCCCTTTGTTGTATTAAATACCTTAATAACTCGATAGTTTGTCTGCACATCCTCTGAAGTTATGTGGTACGAATCGACAAGCGTTAATATTCCTGGTAAAGCAGTACCGTCACGATAGACCTCTTGCAAGCTAATCTCAAGATCTTGCTTGGTATTAGGTGTGTTACTAGTTTTATTTGATTCGTAAGCAGTTTTACTCTCGATGCCATTCTGAGCATTCCAGAAGAAAGATCTTGGCTCATGAACATGGAGCATGTGTGTTATATCTTTCTCTTCCCCACTGAGGGCTTGTGCGACAGCTGGTGTGATGGGTGGAGTATACGTCTTTGTTTCACAACGAAGATCAATAGTCAGATCAACAGCTATTGGAGAGACTGGTGACAGAAGATACGTAACCGTTGCTTGTGGTTGTTCTTCTCTTTCTTGTTGTTCTCTTTCATGATATTCTGTGCGGCTTGTTATTCTTCCTACTGCCACTCTTGTTCCTGTTTCAATAAATCCTTGTAGTCCTTGATGTGTTTGCCACTGTTCTGTCAATGCTGTCACGGAAATTCTTGGGCTATTATCTCCTCGCTCGTCAATCCCCTGTTGTGCTGCCACTGCTTTGTGTGCTCCATCTTCTAACCGTAGATTTTCTAATTGCGGATCTTTTTCATAATAGCGAGAACTAACGATAGACATTTCTCGAACGCCACTTGTTCTTTCATGAGGGTCATGCGTGTTCTTGTTATCTTCTCTTATATAGGTATTTGGAAAAGGCTCTTGTGCTACTCTTGGCTCTTGCCTTGCTCTTATTGTTTTTAGCTCTTTTATCTGATTACCCTGATAAATTCCTCGTGCTACATGGGTAGGTAAGATGTTAGGATGATCAAAGATTCTTGGATGATCATGCCCTGTATCTCTCGGGAAAGCAAAAGAAAATCCTTTCCTGGAATCTTTCCATACGTCATATGATGGTACTCTTGGTTGGACTCTTTCGCTGTATGTCTGGGGCAAGAAAGCAACGTATGGATAGTATATCTCAGAAGTAGAGGTGGGCTTTTTAGAGGTATCATGGGTATCTTGTCTATAGACGTCACTTCTCAAAGGCTTAACGGTTATTGGTTGATCCAAGGCCTTCATCGGAGCATATATTTCTCCCCTTGTGGTGGGCTCAAAAGAATTTCGTACAAAATCTCGTGGGAGTAGCAGAGGTGGCGAGGGTAGTAATGGTATGTATGTTATTTCCCTGAATGCTGCTTGGTAAACCGAAAATTGTTTTCCTTCACTAGCTGCAATGAGTAGATCATCTGTTCCATATATTCGATACAGGTTATCTTCTTTGTTATCGTATGCTT
Encoded here:
- a CDS encoding HAD family phosphatase, with translation MILVFDLSGVFFNDGLKIAVKRISDGFELNPETVEFVLNGSFAREYRIGLVETDEFWKKTKDYLKVGDIEAIKKIFFESYHPHDESVQLLNRLKNKKVKTAFLSNSPKDRTEFLNKKYNFVSLFDFGLFSFEAHAWKPDKEIYQKFLKKFNLNPNDVIYIDDRDRNIKPAKKLGMRTILFQNVNQLKDKLKESGIIV